Proteins encoded in a region of the Isoalcanivorax pacificus W11-5 genome:
- a CDS encoding sensor histidine kinase produces the protein MNQLQKEDPSTQPFILLIEDEDAITRLFLRTYSEFNLITVPNVSQAFEVLRERGDEIGVLLADHYLPDGTGVEVLAWARQKLPHAVRLLTTSHAHLSQAVAAVNDGGISGYIMKPWLLEELRAKLEQSLQSFTMRQREIELLAGKRETLMALAASIAHEMRTPLATIRMRADAIARHWPMLMELYHEALHNGRIETPMRPRRLQSMADSFDTIQQEVDRSNLVIDMLLASANAGQIDTATFAVYGINQCIHEALSHYPFEPGARALVHLEAAPDFDFFGSDVLVMFILYNLLKNALHAVRAAGKGDIHISLQRSIHGNEVHFRDTGLGIAPDAVKRVFDDFYSTKHNGTGVGLSFCRSAMRNMGGDIFCESVQGEYTLFRLRFPDCAHF, from the coding sequence ATGAACCAGTTGCAGAAAGAGGACCCATCCACACAGCCCTTTATTCTGCTGATCGAGGACGAGGACGCCATTACCCGCCTGTTCCTGCGCACTTATTCCGAATTCAACCTGATCACCGTACCGAATGTCAGTCAGGCGTTCGAGGTGCTGCGTGAGCGCGGCGACGAGATCGGCGTACTGCTGGCCGATCACTATCTGCCGGACGGCACCGGCGTGGAGGTGCTGGCGTGGGCGCGTCAGAAGTTGCCTCATGCCGTGCGGCTGCTGACTACCTCTCATGCTCATCTTTCCCAGGCTGTAGCGGCAGTCAATGACGGCGGCATCTCCGGCTACATCATGAAACCCTGGCTGCTGGAAGAACTGCGGGCCAAGCTTGAGCAGTCGCTACAGAGTTTCACCATGCGCCAGCGCGAAATCGAATTGCTCGCCGGCAAGCGTGAAACCCTGATGGCGCTGGCAGCCAGCATCGCCCACGAAATGCGCACGCCACTGGCCACCATCCGCATGCGTGCGGATGCCATCGCCCGGCACTGGCCCATGCTGATGGAGCTGTATCACGAAGCGCTGCACAACGGTCGCATTGAAACCCCGATGCGGCCACGGCGCTTGCAGAGCATGGCTGACAGCTTCGACACCATCCAGCAGGAAGTGGACCGCTCGAACCTGGTGATCGACATGTTGCTTGCCTCGGCGAACGCCGGGCAGATTGATACCGCGACCTTTGCCGTGTACGGCATTAACCAGTGCATTCATGAAGCGCTTTCCCACTACCCGTTCGAGCCCGGCGCACGCGCACTGGTGCATCTCGAAGCCGCACCGGATTTCGACTTCTTCGGCTCCGATGTGCTGGTGATGTTCATTCTCTATAACCTGCTCAAGAACGCGCTGCATGCCGTGCGTGCTGCCGGCAAGGGCGATATTCACATCAGCCTGCAACGCAGCATTCATGGCAATGAAGTGCATTTCCGGGATACCGGGCTTGGTATTGCACCGGACGCCGTGAAGCGGGTGTTCGATGATTTCTATTCCACCAAACACAACGGCACCGGCGTCGGCCTGTCCTTCTGCCGCAGTGCAATGCGCAATATGGGCGGGGATATTTTCTGCGAGTCTGTGCAGGGCGAGTACACCCTGTTCCGGCTGCGTTTCCCGGACTGCGCGCATTTTTAA
- a CDS encoding acyl-CoA thioesterase has translation MRNAALKHADVTHANWAAQPQSLPVQYDLAEWQSLPYQLADRTYEHRIETYLKDSNAYTNTYFARYFEWQGVCREAWFFKCVSADMLQDKGVFITKAAHNDYVQETFPFQTIRGQVNTALVKNASFYILFRFSNAETGELVSGGYQQIVFADLNRRICRLPADVLETVRRYEVPLIV, from the coding sequence ATGCGTAATGCCGCTCTCAAACACGCTGATGTCACGCACGCCAACTGGGCTGCCCAGCCGCAATCGTTGCCGGTGCAGTACGACCTGGCCGAATGGCAGTCCTTGCCGTATCAGCTCGCGGACCGTACTTATGAGCATCGCATCGAGACCTACCTGAAGGATTCCAACGCCTACACCAACACCTACTTTGCCCGTTACTTTGAATGGCAGGGAGTGTGCCGGGAGGCCTGGTTCTTCAAGTGTGTGTCAGCGGACATGCTGCAGGACAAGGGGGTGTTTATCACCAAGGCTGCGCACAATGACTATGTGCAGGAAACCTTCCCGTTCCAGACCATTCGGGGGCAGGTGAATACGGCCCTGGTGAAGAATGCATCGTTCTATATCCTGTTCCGTTTTTCCAATGCGGAAACCGGTGAGTTGGTGTCGGGCGGTTACCAGCAGATTGTGTTTGCGGATCTGAACCGTCGCATTTGCCGCCTGCCGGCGGACGTGCTGGAAACGGTACGCCGTTATGAGGTACCGCTGATCGTCTGA
- the brxL gene encoding BREX system Lon protease-like protein BrxL — MSTLDQKINEHFPGLVVRKDLVKTVKGNAIVPSYVLEYLLGQYCATNDEATIQTGIETVKEILAKHYVHRNEAGLVRSNIKEKGRYKVIDKISVALNEKTDAYEAQFSNLGIKKVLVDSGTVKAHPKLLVSGVWCIADIEYVFSEDQNVSPWILSTLKPIQLSHFDYDAYVAARQQFSTDEWIDLLIQSIGFNPEMFGRRSKLTQLVRLIPFCERNYNLIELGPKGTGKSHVYSEFSPHGILVSGGEVTVPKLFVNNSSGKIGLVGYWDCVAFDEFAGKQKRVDKALVDIMKNYMANKSFSRGVETLGAGASMVFVGNTRHTVPYMLKHSDLFDELPDKFYDSAFLDRIHFYIPGWEVDIIRGEMFSDGYGFVVDYLAEILRSMRNYDYSDQYREYFTLSSDISTRDRDGINKTFSGLMKILFPQGGATRDEVEEVLRFAIEGRKRVKDQLQRIDTTYGEVRFSYQDQQGQEILVTTLEEEEYPGYYHQTVSTPDEGGLETEPAADVKGGEPKAPRASEPVLEEKHLTFQENQKGISFDGLFGAYLKGASKITVTDPYIRLFYQIRNFMEFLEAVVKNKAEEDEVAVHLITVRDEFKGDLQDESFEKIQASARTVGIDFTWEFDDSGTIHARHIVTDHGWKISLDRGLDIFQHYEMNEAFAFANRLQQFRSSKAFEVTFIKQS, encoded by the coding sequence ATGAGTACGCTTGACCAAAAGATCAACGAACACTTCCCCGGGTTGGTGGTGCGCAAAGACCTGGTGAAAACGGTCAAGGGCAACGCCATCGTCCCCTCCTATGTGCTGGAGTATCTGCTCGGCCAGTACTGCGCCACTAACGACGAGGCTACGATTCAGACCGGTATCGAGACGGTCAAGGAGATTCTGGCCAAGCACTATGTCCACCGCAACGAGGCCGGGCTGGTGCGCTCGAATATCAAGGAAAAGGGGCGCTACAAGGTCATCGATAAGATCAGCGTGGCCCTGAATGAGAAGACGGATGCCTACGAGGCGCAGTTTTCCAACCTGGGAATCAAGAAAGTGTTGGTGGATTCTGGGACCGTGAAGGCCCACCCCAAACTGCTGGTAAGCGGCGTCTGGTGCATCGCGGACATCGAATACGTATTTTCTGAAGACCAGAACGTCAGCCCCTGGATTCTGTCCACCCTCAAGCCGATTCAACTTTCGCACTTCGATTACGATGCCTACGTTGCCGCGCGGCAGCAGTTCAGCACCGATGAGTGGATTGACCTGCTGATACAGAGCATCGGCTTTAACCCGGAGATGTTCGGACGGCGCAGCAAGCTGACGCAGCTGGTCCGTTTGATTCCGTTCTGCGAGCGGAACTACAACCTGATTGAACTTGGCCCCAAGGGGACGGGTAAGTCCCATGTTTACTCAGAGTTCTCGCCCCACGGAATTCTGGTATCCGGTGGTGAAGTCACCGTACCCAAGCTGTTTGTGAACAACTCCAGCGGCAAGATTGGCCTGGTGGGCTACTGGGATTGCGTGGCCTTCGACGAGTTTGCCGGCAAGCAGAAACGCGTCGATAAAGCACTGGTCGACATCATGAAGAACTACATGGCCAACAAGTCCTTCTCCCGGGGCGTGGAAACCCTGGGTGCTGGGGCGTCCATGGTGTTCGTGGGGAACACCCGGCATACCGTTCCTTACATGCTGAAGCATTCGGACCTGTTCGATGAGTTGCCGGACAAGTTCTACGATTCTGCCTTCTTGGACCGGATCCACTTCTACATCCCCGGGTGGGAGGTCGACATCATCCGGGGCGAGATGTTCTCCGACGGCTATGGCTTCGTGGTGGACTACCTTGCAGAAATCCTGCGCTCGATGCGAAACTATGATTATTCCGATCAGTACCGGGAGTACTTTACCCTTTCTTCGGATATCTCGACCCGTGACCGGGACGGTATCAATAAGACCTTTTCCGGCTTGATGAAGATCCTGTTCCCCCAGGGCGGAGCAACCAGGGATGAGGTTGAAGAAGTGTTGCGTTTCGCCATCGAGGGGCGCAAGCGGGTCAAGGACCAGTTACAGCGGATTGATACCACCTACGGCGAAGTCCGATTTTCCTATCAGGATCAACAAGGCCAGGAAATACTGGTCACGACACTTGAGGAAGAAGAGTACCCGGGTTACTACCATCAGACAGTGTCTACTCCTGATGAGGGGGGATTAGAGACCGAGCCAGCAGCAGACGTTAAAGGTGGCGAGCCCAAAGCGCCCCGCGCCTCTGAACCCGTACTGGAGGAAAAGCACCTGACCTTCCAGGAAAATCAAAAAGGCATCTCATTCGACGGTTTGTTTGGCGCATACCTGAAAGGAGCCAGCAAGATCACCGTTACAGATCCCTACATCCGGCTTTTCTACCAGATCCGTAATTTCATGGAGTTTCTCGAAGCCGTCGTAAAGAATAAGGCAGAGGAGGATGAAGTGGCGGTTCACCTCATCACCGTCCGGGACGAGTTCAAGGGTGATCTGCAAGACGAGAGTTTTGAAAAAATCCAGGCATCCGCTCGCACCGTGGGCATCGACTTCACTTGGGAGTTTGACGACAGCGGGACCATTCATGCCCGTCATATCGTTACAGACCACGGCTGGAAGATTTCACTGGATCGGGGGTTGGACATCTTCCAGCACTACGAGATGAATGAGGCCTTCGCGTTTGCCAACAGGTTGCAGCAGTTTCGATCGAGCAAAGCCTTCGAGGTGACATTTATCAAGCAGTCATAA
- the pglZ gene encoding BREX-1 system phosphatase PglZ type A, translating into MSDRISQALSRLFDKHRIVFWYDAKQELRGDFEAVSIPDVEKLEIANNEYGMKYRILRDSPEQKFLLYKEGPQPEDLDNWLLDVQLTHGEFRTDQVAIWLSELELGLEFAEVAQVHAEFFQANKRKDALKKLLKPDDTAGQLRLKMLAVCAGSEPRMDSVVETLLQQQAEERDDGIRLIERCGLDSFLWEQLARFYGYEASEPSLRDFVIELFKSCYAMGTDGEVKLTGDALVFLKRWKDSRQFEQGFETLSAECAEVLGIEQDLGKRDFRDLVELDYFRLIDQKIISDLVRAVVGRTVTSGDVALWVRQRRQGHWYGEFRHLYEAIEFAARFVQMLGEARLTMDSLSDGVQRYSRSWFQLDQLYRKFTYHVRMSGQASLMGELSEQVENLYSNNYLLKLGDGFQVHVDAAPRWEAYPVIQQKAFFEHWVRPYLRKDKRICVIISDAMRYEIGDELLGLIRQEDRYSAELEPALSTLPSYTQLGMAALLPNKSLAIADNDTGTVLVDGQSSQGTVNRTKILQAALDGRGQAVKAEDFMQLNREDSRELLKGNDVLYIYHNRIDHTGDKMHSEGQAFEAAEQTLDDLIRLIKKLTAANANNLLITADHGFIYQNRELDESDFLGDVVSGDDIRYRDRRFVLGKGLSASPAFHHFSSEQLGLDGDMEVQIPKSINRLRLKGSGSRFVHGGASLQEVVIPVLKVNKKRQSDVSAVEVDILRGSSSVITSGQLAVTLYQSGPVTEKVQPRYLRAGIYTQSGELISDSHELSFDLTSENPRERELQVRFVLSRKADEANGQEVFLKLEEQHAGTSHYKEYKSLRYLMRRSFTSDFDF; encoded by the coding sequence ATGAGTGACCGTATTAGTCAGGCGCTGAGCAGGCTTTTCGATAAGCACCGCATCGTGTTTTGGTACGACGCCAAGCAAGAGCTGCGTGGTGACTTTGAAGCTGTTTCCATTCCGGACGTCGAAAAGCTGGAGATTGCCAACAACGAGTACGGTATGAAATATCGTATTCTGCGAGATTCACCGGAACAGAAGTTCCTTTTGTACAAGGAGGGTCCGCAACCGGAGGATCTGGATAACTGGTTGCTGGACGTACAGCTGACCCACGGTGAATTCCGGACTGACCAGGTGGCTATCTGGCTGTCCGAACTGGAATTGGGCCTGGAGTTTGCCGAAGTAGCCCAGGTCCACGCGGAATTCTTTCAGGCGAACAAGCGCAAGGATGCGTTGAAGAAGCTGCTGAAACCGGACGACACCGCCGGTCAGCTGCGCCTGAAGATGCTGGCTGTATGTGCCGGTAGTGAGCCCCGTATGGACTCGGTGGTGGAAACCCTGCTGCAGCAACAGGCGGAAGAGCGCGATGATGGCATTCGGCTGATTGAGCGTTGCGGTCTGGACAGCTTCCTGTGGGAGCAACTGGCCCGTTTCTACGGCTACGAGGCCAGTGAACCCAGCCTGCGCGACTTCGTGATTGAGCTGTTCAAGTCCTGCTATGCCATGGGCACCGATGGCGAGGTCAAACTGACCGGCGACGCCCTGGTGTTCCTCAAACGCTGGAAAGACAGCCGGCAGTTCGAGCAGGGGTTTGAAACCCTGTCTGCCGAGTGTGCCGAGGTCCTGGGCATTGAGCAGGATCTCGGTAAGCGGGACTTCCGAGACCTGGTTGAGCTCGATTACTTCCGGCTAATCGACCAGAAGATTATCAGTGACCTAGTGCGGGCGGTGGTTGGCCGCACGGTGACCAGCGGTGATGTGGCACTGTGGGTACGGCAGCGGCGCCAGGGCCACTGGTACGGGGAGTTTCGCCACCTGTATGAAGCCATTGAGTTTGCGGCTCGTTTTGTCCAGATGCTGGGTGAGGCTCGTCTCACCATGGATAGCCTCTCCGACGGCGTTCAGCGATACAGCCGTTCCTGGTTCCAATTGGATCAGCTCTACCGCAAGTTTACCTACCATGTGCGCATGTCCGGCCAGGCATCGTTGATGGGCGAGCTTAGTGAGCAGGTGGAGAACCTTTATTCCAACAACTACCTGCTCAAGCTGGGCGATGGCTTCCAGGTTCACGTGGACGCCGCGCCGCGCTGGGAGGCCTATCCAGTCATTCAGCAAAAGGCCTTTTTCGAGCACTGGGTTCGCCCGTACCTGCGCAAGGACAAACGGATCTGCGTGATCATTTCCGACGCCATGCGCTATGAGATTGGTGACGAGCTGCTGGGCCTTATCCGGCAGGAAGATCGCTACAGCGCGGAGCTCGAGCCGGCTCTCTCGACCCTGCCCAGCTATACCCAGCTCGGTATGGCGGCGCTGCTGCCCAACAAGTCCTTGGCGATCGCCGACAACGATACCGGCACGGTACTGGTGGATGGCCAAAGCTCACAGGGCACGGTCAACCGTACCAAAATCCTGCAGGCCGCCTTGGATGGTCGGGGCCAGGCCGTCAAGGCGGAGGATTTTATGCAGCTCAACCGGGAAGACAGCCGTGAGCTGCTCAAGGGTAATGATGTGCTGTACATCTACCACAACCGCATCGATCACACCGGCGACAAGATGCATTCAGAGGGGCAGGCCTTTGAAGCCGCAGAACAAACCCTGGATGACCTGATTCGACTGATCAAGAAGCTCACGGCGGCCAACGCCAATAACCTGCTGATCACCGCTGATCATGGCTTTATTTACCAGAACCGTGAGCTGGATGAGAGTGATTTCCTGGGTGACGTCGTTTCTGGCGATGATATTCGCTACCGGGACCGTCGGTTCGTGCTAGGTAAGGGGCTGTCCGCCTCTCCGGCTTTCCATCACTTCTCGTCGGAGCAGCTTGGGCTGGATGGCGATATGGAAGTGCAGATTCCCAAGTCCATCAACCGGCTGCGCCTTAAAGGCTCAGGCAGCCGCTTTGTGCATGGCGGCGCATCCCTTCAGGAGGTTGTGATTCCAGTCCTGAAGGTTAACAAGAAGCGCCAGAGTGATGTCAGCGCCGTTGAGGTGGACATCCTGCGTGGGTCCAGCTCGGTGATCACTTCCGGCCAACTGGCCGTCACCTTGTATCAGTCCGGACCGGTTACCGAGAAAGTACAGCCTCGCTACCTCCGGGCTGGGATTTATACCCAGTCAGGGGAGCTGATCTCGGACAGCCACGAGCTGTCGTTTGACCTGACCTCGGAGAATCCCCGCGAGCGGGAGCTTCAAGTGCGCTTTGTGCTCAGCCGCAAGGCGGACGAGGCCAACGGCCAGGAGGTTTTCCTAAAGCTGGAAGAACAGCACGCCGGCACCTCCCACTACAAGGAATACAAGTCGCTCAGGTATTTGATGCGGCGGTCCTTTACCAGCGATTTTGATTTCTGA
- the pglX gene encoding BREX-1 system adenine-specific DNA-methyltransferase PglX: METSKLKKFAQFARRSLLEQVTAKLKLVLADESPARRERPQAIKKLEEAVTDQGKEQVIERVAYIWFNRFCALRFMDVNRYNRIGIVSPAEGQFQPEILADAKMGHIDEEMVSEATRQKIFTLLDGKTPSQDPQGEAYRLLVVAACNYWYSAMPFLFERIDDYTELLMPDDLLSGNSILAYTREAMTPDACEDVEVIGWLYQFYISEKKDQVFADLKKNKKVTPENIPAATQLFTPHWIVRYLVENSLGRLWMLNRPDSGLIERMDYYIKPEDPEADFLRISSPEEIKVCDPACGSGHMLTYAFDLLYAIYEEEGYESAEIPAKILTHNLYGIEIDERAGELAAFALTMKARARQRRFFRKPVQPNIVVLENVSFTESEMQDVATLVGKDLFTDELRETLCRFEQAKNFGSLIVPKLTDPSQTLSVLEDGGLCDDMLLKEVQARLVAVLRMAEVLSPKYHVVVANPPYMGRRSGMNDVLKKFINDFFIEGKADLYAAFLKRASLLGVERSLHGLVTMQSWMFLSSYKGIRELLVRNHTIDSVLHLGPRAFPEIGGEVVQVAATSFSKLRNLDNKPIFIRAVDRTAEEKSQALKDKRNFFSKVSQLEFLGIPDCPLPYWLPEQLIALFGRSKKVEDYSDQRQGLATGDDDRFLRTWPEVSSARTNWDAEKFPDQAFPWFPFIKGGSFRRWYGNNEHVIKFDQESFTALSQQGNCLPSRSYYLRESVVWSDIAGSAFAARFNPQGKVFATGALSAFPSQTPISSLLGYFNSNIHKEVMYALSSGMHYSVGYVDKSPYLHSDVPHSRVGEITKICVALSKSDWDAYETSWDFTSSPLLTLDHRAETLEASYTLLRTNWQRMTEEMQRLEEENSRIFIDAYGLHDELFPEVPLEEITLTCNPAYRYGVKGSEEDRETRLCADTMAELISYAVGCMFGRYALDKPGLILANQGETIADYLKQIPEPSFPADEDNVIPMLDGDWFTDDITERFREFLRIAFGEEHYEENLRFVEQALGKDIRKYFLKDFYNDHVRRYNKRPIYWLFSSPKGSFNALIYMHRYQPHTVGTVLEYLRDFKDEKLQARKNHLEAVSISAGASQGEKTKALKEIENINKILAELDDYERDVLYPLATEQMEIDLDDGVKANYPKFGDALKKITGLSQ, from the coding sequence ATGGAAACATCAAAACTTAAAAAATTCGCCCAATTCGCTCGCCGCAGCCTCCTCGAACAGGTTACAGCCAAGCTCAAACTAGTACTCGCCGACGAGAGTCCCGCCCGGCGAGAAAGGCCACAGGCAATTAAAAAGCTGGAAGAGGCGGTAACCGACCAAGGCAAAGAGCAGGTTATCGAACGGGTGGCCTACATCTGGTTCAACCGCTTCTGCGCCCTGCGTTTTATGGACGTGAATCGTTACAACCGCATTGGCATTGTTTCCCCTGCTGAGGGGCAGTTCCAGCCCGAGATCCTAGCGGATGCCAAAATGGGCCATATCGATGAAGAAATGGTGTCGGAGGCAACCCGTCAAAAGATCTTCACTCTCCTGGATGGCAAAACACCCAGTCAGGATCCGCAGGGGGAGGCCTATCGCCTGTTGGTCGTCGCGGCCTGTAACTATTGGTACAGTGCGATGCCGTTCCTGTTCGAACGCATTGACGATTACACCGAGCTACTAATGCCGGATGATTTGCTGTCAGGAAACTCTATCCTGGCCTATACCCGCGAAGCCATGACGCCGGATGCCTGTGAGGATGTCGAGGTGATCGGCTGGCTGTATCAGTTTTATATCTCCGAGAAGAAAGACCAGGTATTCGCCGATCTTAAGAAAAACAAGAAAGTTACTCCCGAGAATATCCCAGCGGCGACCCAGCTATTCACTCCTCACTGGATTGTTCGTTACTTAGTGGAAAACTCGCTGGGCCGACTCTGGATGCTCAACCGGCCAGACTCAGGCCTGATTGAACGGATGGATTACTACATTAAGCCGGAAGATCCTGAGGCAGATTTCCTCCGCATCAGTAGCCCCGAAGAAATTAAGGTTTGCGATCCAGCCTGTGGCTCAGGCCATATGCTGACTTATGCCTTCGATTTGCTGTATGCCATTTATGAGGAGGAAGGCTATGAGTCCGCTGAGATTCCGGCCAAGATTCTGACCCATAACCTTTACGGAATTGAGATCGACGAACGCGCTGGAGAACTGGCCGCATTTGCGCTGACCATGAAGGCGCGAGCCAGACAACGCCGTTTCTTCCGAAAGCCCGTGCAGCCGAATATTGTCGTTCTGGAGAACGTGTCCTTTACCGAATCCGAGATGCAAGATGTAGCTACTCTGGTAGGTAAAGATCTTTTTACTGACGAGCTGCGCGAGACTTTATGCCGGTTCGAACAGGCAAAAAATTTCGGTTCACTGATAGTGCCGAAGCTAACTGATCCATCCCAAACTCTGAGCGTTCTTGAGGACGGAGGCCTTTGCGACGATATGCTGCTAAAAGAAGTTCAAGCGCGCCTCGTCGCCGTTCTCCGAATGGCCGAAGTGCTCTCGCCCAAATACCATGTGGTGGTAGCCAATCCACCGTATATGGGGCGAAGGAGTGGGATGAATGATGTTCTGAAGAAATTCATCAACGACTTCTTCATTGAAGGAAAAGCTGATCTATACGCAGCCTTTCTGAAAAGGGCTTCCTTGCTCGGCGTTGAGCGATCACTGCATGGGCTCGTCACCATGCAAAGCTGGATGTTTCTCTCATCGTACAAGGGAATCAGGGAACTATTGGTTCGCAACCATACGATAGATTCAGTGCTGCATCTTGGGCCGAGGGCTTTCCCTGAAATCGGCGGGGAAGTCGTGCAAGTTGCAGCTACATCGTTCTCAAAGCTACGGAATCTTGACAATAAACCGATATTTATCCGTGCAGTAGATAGAACTGCCGAGGAAAAGTCGCAGGCGCTAAAAGATAAACGCAACTTTTTTTCTAAGGTGAGCCAGCTAGAGTTCTTGGGTATACCTGATTGCCCGCTTCCATATTGGCTTCCTGAGCAACTTATCGCCCTATTTGGACGATCAAAAAAGGTAGAAGACTACTCAGATCAGCGCCAGGGCCTTGCAACTGGAGATGATGACCGATTTCTTAGAACATGGCCGGAGGTTTCCAGTGCTCGAACTAACTGGGATGCGGAGAAATTTCCTGACCAAGCCTTTCCATGGTTCCCATTCATTAAAGGCGGTAGCTTTCGGCGCTGGTATGGAAATAATGAGCATGTCATTAAATTTGACCAGGAAAGTTTTACTGCGTTATCCCAGCAGGGAAACTGCCTGCCAAGCAGATCATATTATCTAAGGGAGTCTGTCGTTTGGTCAGATATTGCCGGATCAGCATTCGCTGCAAGATTCAACCCTCAAGGGAAAGTTTTTGCTACTGGCGCACTGAGCGCTTTTCCATCCCAAACGCCTATTTCTTCGCTGCTTGGCTACTTCAATTCTAATATCCACAAGGAGGTTATGTACGCTCTTAGTAGCGGAATGCATTACAGCGTGGGCTATGTCGATAAATCGCCATACCTTCACAGTGATGTACCGCACTCGCGCGTTGGCGAGATAACTAAAATTTGCGTCGCTCTCTCAAAATCTGACTGGGACGCCTACGAAACATCTTGGGATTTCACGAGTTCTCCACTGCTTACGTTGGATCACCGGGCCGAGACGCTGGAGGCCAGCTATACCCTGCTACGCACCAATTGGCAACGCATGACAGAAGAGATGCAGAGATTAGAGGAAGAAAATAGTCGCATTTTCATCGATGCCTATGGCCTGCATGACGAACTATTCCCCGAGGTGCCGCTTGAGGAAATCACACTTACTTGCAACCCCGCCTACCGCTATGGGGTAAAAGGCTCTGAGGAAGACCGGGAAACCCGCCTGTGTGCTGACACCATGGCTGAACTCATCTCCTACGCTGTGGGTTGTATGTTCGGTCGCTACGCTCTGGACAAGCCGGGCCTGATTCTCGCCAATCAGGGTGAGACTATCGCGGACTACCTGAAGCAGATCCCAGAGCCGAGCTTCCCGGCGGATGAGGATAATGTCATCCCCATGCTCGACGGTGACTGGTTCACCGACGACATCACCGAGCGTTTCCGCGAATTCCTGCGCATCGCCTTTGGCGAAGAACACTATGAGGAAAACCTCCGCTTTGTCGAGCAGGCGCTGGGCAAGGACATTCGCAAGTATTTCCTAAAGGACTTCTACAACGATCACGTGCGCCGTTACAACAAACGGCCCATCTACTGGCTGTTCTCCTCACCAAAGGGCTCATTCAATGCGCTGATCTACATGCACCGCTACCAGCCCCACACCGTGGGCACGGTGCTGGAGTACCTGCGCGATTTCAAAGACGAGAAGCTGCAAGCCCGGAAAAACCATCTGGAAGCCGTCAGCATCAGTGCTGGAGCTTCCCAGGGTGAGAAGACCAAGGCCCTGAAAGAAATTGAGAATATCAACAAAATCCTTGCCGAGCTGGATGACTACGAGCGGGATGTGCTTTACCCCCTAGCCACCGAGCAGATGGAAATCGATCTCGATGACGGGGTGAAGGCCAATTATCCGAAATTCGGCGACGCTTTAAAGAAGATTACCGGGTTAAGCCAATGA
- a CDS encoding AAA family ATPase yields the protein MIERLELRNFTSFRKLEINFSPRINVIIGENGTGKTHLLKAAYGLCSGAPLFKNQPDLGQNELEVALTTKFLRLFMPLDDRFGKLHGQGVTDQAYLSAQFAHEKKVAATFFNNSKALAIQDRTNYEKHLAEAVFIPTKEVLSFMKGFNSLYEKYGLSFDQTYQDICLSLDLPEVRSQLLHEKAKWAMAEIEKICGGRFVFYGGGKVTFKTEHTEYSANSIAEGFRKAGMLSRLLETGTIQPGVSGPLFWDEPESNLNPKLLRILVQILLELSRNGQQIILATHDYVLLKWFDLLADEGKEDHVRFHSLYRDPDTSEIKVSSTDSYHDISPNPIDEAFGFLINQEIENDMGGLGK from the coding sequence ATGATAGAACGCCTTGAGCTCAGAAACTTCACGTCATTCAGAAAGCTGGAGATCAATTTTTCGCCAAGAATCAACGTGATCATTGGCGAAAACGGGACCGGCAAAACCCATTTGCTTAAGGCAGCATATGGGCTGTGTTCCGGCGCTCCACTGTTTAAGAATCAACCTGACCTCGGTCAGAATGAGCTCGAAGTGGCGCTGACAACCAAATTCCTTCGCCTATTTATGCCTCTTGATGACAGGTTTGGAAAGCTGCACGGCCAAGGCGTGACTGATCAGGCGTACCTTTCGGCCCAATTTGCCCATGAGAAAAAAGTCGCCGCAACCTTCTTTAACAACTCTAAAGCATTAGCCATTCAGGATCGTACAAACTACGAAAAACACTTGGCTGAAGCGGTATTTATTCCCACCAAAGAAGTCCTCTCCTTTATGAAGGGGTTCAACAGCCTGTATGAGAAATATGGGCTCTCTTTCGATCAAACTTACCAGGACATTTGTCTCTCACTGGACCTCCCTGAAGTGCGCTCCCAGTTACTGCACGAGAAAGCAAAATGGGCTATGGCCGAAATCGAGAAAATATGCGGTGGTCGTTTTGTTTTTTATGGAGGAGGAAAGGTTACTTTTAAGACTGAGCATACGGAGTACTCTGCCAACTCCATTGCGGAGGGCTTTCGTAAAGCAGGAATGCTCTCACGCCTCCTGGAAACCGGAACAATCCAGCCCGGTGTTAGCGGTCCACTGTTCTGGGATGAACCTGAATCCAATCTGAACCCCAAGCTGTTGAGGATCCTTGTTCAGATTCTGTTGGAGCTTTCCCGTAACGGCCAGCAGATAATTTTAGCGACTCACGATTATGTCTTGCTCAAGTGGTTCGATCTTCTAGCGGACGAAGGCAAAGAAGATCATGTCCGCTTTCATAGCCTGTATCGAGATCCTGATACTTCAGAAATCAAGGTCTCGTCCACTGACAGTTACCATGATATCTCTCCCAACCCAATTGATGAGGCTTTCGGTTTTCTCATCAACCAAGAAATTGAAAATGATATGGGGGGCCTTGGCAAATGA